A window of the Arachis duranensis cultivar V14167 chromosome 5, aradu.V14167.gnm2.J7QH, whole genome shotgun sequence genome harbors these coding sequences:
- the LOC107487852 gene encoding uncharacterized protein LOC107487852, with product MFLLRKRSQNELKNDSSYQDAKVSELKAFIGTLALSERSLKYCTDGCLRRYLEARNWDLHKSKKMLLDSLNWRSSFKPEEIRWSDVAHEGETGKVFRANLHDRAGRTVLIMKPGMHKNTTTPEDGTKYFVYLMENAVLNLPEGQEKMTWLLDFDGFSLRTNIPIKTSRDIIYILQNHYPERLGVVIFYNPPRIFEAFFKAVRYFIDPKTAQKLNFVYPNDKDSVELMNSLFDVENLPSEYGGKASLRYDHEEFSRLMLEDDVKTAQFWGLHEKPHHTNNGQSGGDVAS from the exons ATGTTCCTTCTAAGGAAGAGAAGCCAGAATGAGCTGAAGAATGATTCCTCTTATCAAGATGCAAAG GTTAGTGAACTGAAGGCTTTCATTGGAACCCTGGCCCTAAGTGAGCGTAGTTTAAAGTACTGCACAGATGGATGCCTAAGAAGATACCTTGAAGCTCGGAACTGGGATCTTCATAAATCCAAGAAAATGCTTCTTGACTCGCTCAACTGGAGGTCCTCTTTTAAGCCCGAGGAAATTCGCTGG AGTGATGTAGCACATGAAGGTGAGACAGGGAAAGTCTTCAGAGCAAACCTTCATGACCGAGCTGGAAGAACTGTCCTTATAATGAAGCCAGGGATGCATAAG AACACGACAACCCCGGAAGATGGCACCAAGTATTTTGTTTATCTAATGGAAAATGCCGTTCTTAATCTTCCTGAAGGACAAGAAAAGATGACATGGTTGCTAGACTTTGATGGATTTTCACTGAGAACTAATATCCCTATCAAAACATCGCGTGATATTATTTACATTTTACAAAACCACTATCCAGAAAGGCTTggtgttgttattttttacaaTCCACCAAGAATCTTTGAGGCCTTCTTCAAG GCTGTGAGATACTTCATAGACCCCAAGACAGCACAGAAGTTGAATTTTGTATATCCTAATGATAAGGACAGTGTGGAGCTCATGAACTCGCTCTTCGACGTAGAAAATCTTCCTAGTGAATATGGGGGAAAAGCTTCTCTAAGATATGATCATGAAGAGTTCTCAAGATTGATGCTTGAGGACGATGTGAAAACTGCCCAGTTTTGGGGCCTTCATGAAAAGCCACACCACACTAATAATGGTCAATCTGGGGGAGATGTTgcatcataa
- the LOC107487853 gene encoding protein AE7-like 1, whose product MTLGLINANPVVHEKKERISRSEDPHPTDDAVDPLDIYDFVRDIRDPEHPYSLEQLSVLSEESITVDDKLGRILITFTPTVQHCSMATVIGLCLRVKLKHFFPPHYKVDIKVSPGSHADEVSVNKQLNDKERVAAALENPNLRELVEECLSSNEL is encoded by the exons ATGACGTTGGGTCTGATAAATGCAAACCCTGTTGTTCACGAAAAGAAGGAGAGGATCTCTCGCTCCGAAGATCCCCATCCCACTGATGACGCTGTTGATCCTCTCGATATTTATGAT TTCGTGAGGGATATTAGGGATCCCGAACATCCTTATTCCTTGGAGCAGCTAAGTGTTCTTTCCGAGGAATCTATTACTGTCGATGACAAGCTTGGCCGGATTTT GATAACATTTACGCCGACCGTGCAGCACTGCAGCATGGCGACGGTGATTGGTCTTTGTCTGAGAGTGAAACTGAAGCACTTCTTCCCTCCTCATTATAAG GTAGATATCAAAGTGTCTCCAGGATCTCATGCTGATGAAGTATCAG TGAATAAGCAGTTAAATGATAAAGAGAGAGTTGCTGCTGCATTGGAGAATCCCAACCTGCGCGAGCTCGTCGAGGAGTGCCTCTCTTCCAACGAACTGTAA